In Panicum virgatum strain AP13 chromosome 5K, P.virgatum_v5, whole genome shotgun sequence, the genomic window GGCGGTGCTATGAACACGACACAATTTATTTACAATTTAGGCTATTTTTGTTTACAAGCAAGATTATATGACAGCACAGCCAAGTGCTTCAGTTCAAGTGGAAAATGCTCATAGGCCGTCCCTTGCAGAGCCATATTTCCCGTCATCGATTGTAAGCACACGATGCAAAGTGTCTGCTTGGATCAGACTATCAGAGTACACGGTGCTAGTTTGTGCACAAGAATTGCCTCAACTTCAGAATAACAGGGACAGACAGAGAACAGCTGTCAGTTAGCAACAGCAATTAGGTAGCCATTGCAAATTCTGACGAGGTAGTCATTTTTCTTGCCAAAAGTAGTGTGGCAAAATTAGTAAACAAGCAAACAGGCGCTTAGTACAAACTACAAAAATACTGTAATGTTAGCTTTCTGAAATACCAGTATCTTACTTTCTGAAAGTTCACTCACTATCACCGCACTTCCTAAAATTTCACTAACAGCTTCCTAAAGGGCTCCAAAACACTCCCCACCAGAAACCTCACAATTACATCTCAGCAAGTCAGCACCCGTGCGCTTTCATAATCATGTGACAAGCAAGTACAGACTATAGTAAGGTGCACAATCAATATTGGAAATCTGTAGTTACCGCTCTTGGACCCATTTCCGACTCAATATTCCGAGATTTAGGACAGAACAGTGGCATGCGGGCAGTCCTTGATTCAGAAACATTGGGTCTAATCTTTCTGCAACTTGGCTGGCCTCTCCTTGTGTGATCCTGCATtttgaaaaggaaaacaaaaaccATTTTATGCTCAATTTGAACAGATGACTGAGCAAGTTAAAGAGAGTTCTTAACAAAAGCCATAGAGTGAAAGAGAGCCAAAAATCTTCTCTGAAAGGCCTATGAAAAGTACCTGCATATCTCCTTTTCTTGTTGGCTCTTCTTCTTTTGCGCTCAGCCTGTGTAAGCTCCCCCTCTTCCTTAATATCGCCTTTTCCTCCAAATATTTCTTCAGGAGCTAGCATCGCAGCATCAGAAACAGCTACAGGTGCAATCTGCAAGATAGAGATCGTGTCACTGCAGAAAATGTTATGATAGAGAAACTTCACAGGAAAAAGTGAAGGGTTTTTGTACCTCTTCCATTGCTAAGGCTGGCACATTAGCTTGTACAGACATATCTTCGATGACCTGAAAAGACCATACTTTCACATCATAAGGCGAAAAAACTTGAGCAAAGAAGATTGCAAACATGAATTTTGAAGGTATCCATACCGGCTTTGGAGCAAAGTGGAAATGTGATAGCGCATCCAACTTCAAGCATATCCTCTTAAATAAAGTATTTGCCTTGATGGTGGACACAAAGTTAGTCATTAACAGTACGCATCACTTAGCTTAGCTAACAGTGAATCATGTGGCAAGCAAGAATATAATCACAATGGAAAAAAAATACACATAGCATCAACAGCGGGATTAAACAAAATGTAAAGATGACAACAAGTTGGCTAATTTAAGAATTCCACCCCCAAATAATGTTCAATGTAAAGCACtaagttatatatatatccttgtaGAAACACAATGTAGTAAAATAATCCAAATCTTCTCATTTATCAAAACAAGTAATTCTGAAATCTCCTCAAAACAATCCAATAGCTCAACTACAATTGACTGGCAAGTTCATGGCCAAGGGCAAATAACCCATGGCCAATCACCATTGCCAACAGCCCAGCAGCTAATTTCTTAATATTAAGAAAATCATCTCGTATACTATCACAAAGCAAATCTACAAATATAGATAGTGATACCAAAAGAAGCAAAAGAGTATAAGAATTTATTAAGGAAGATCATGTGAGAATGTAACATCTGCCATGATTCACAGACAAGACATGACACTGAAAGACAGTTCTTACAAAGAAATTTGCTTTCAGAATGATATAAATTTAGTATTAGGTTGTTAAGAACAATTTAGATCAAGGGTGGACTAATATTATTTTCACAATAGATAAACCTAACTCCCCTTGGAGGAGTGAATAAAATTACCTCTTTCTTTAGTTCATCTGAAATAGATAGAGGGGCAGGTGCAATGCCTGCTTTTTGTGCATAATCATCCTGGAAGAATGAAAAAAGGAATTAACTGATTTAATGCTTATCTTAATTACAATCTGTTtagatataaaaaaaattatgacaatGCGAACCTCATACAGTTCAGCAAGACCCTTTTTGCTCTTACTTTCATCCTGTTCGAACAATATTGACAATAGTAAGATATCAATAGCACAGTATCTAATGGCTACCATGTAAGAATTCTAGTTACCATACCAGTTCCTTATGCTCCTTGGGAGCTTTAGATGGAATGAGAGAAGGTTTCTCAACATCATCAAAATGACCCTGTAAGAAACCAGGAAACCAAATCTAGATATCAATAGCGGAAACACAGAAAGTGATCTTAAAGTAGTCCTCTAGTACGGCTACACAGCTGAAGCTGAAAACGATGGACAGGACCAAAAGGCAAAACACAGCAATTACCTCTGCAATTCTTTTCTTTATCATCTCTTCAAGAGAAGCTGTGATTTCCTCAGTGATTACTGGGGCAGGTCTTACATTGTGCTCAAAATCAAGGTCCACTTCTAAGGCGCTGTTTTTGGGCCTGCTTGAAGCAGTAACCTACAAGTAGCTATTTagttaatttaaatttgaaatgaTAATAAATTATCATCAACAGGATGTCATAAGTTAGAAATATGCATAGTTATAAAAGTAGAACAAAATGCATTCTTATTACCTCTCCCTGCATGGTCCAAGTACCGGGTTCAAGATTAGCTTTCTCCATTTGTTCTATTTTAGCACGCGTCTTCAGAAGCTCCTTTTCATGGGTTGAGAGACCATGTTTTTCCTGTAGAACGGGAAAGCATTGGAAATCTAGTATATGTGCATATAGTTCAACTAAAATGAGTATATCTAGTGTGGGACCAACATTTCCATCATTGATCTCACTGCCACCAAGTTCAGTTTCATTTGCTTCATCCTTGAATTGAACTTTCTTTGTGGAACCACCTCTCTGTTTGACTTGCTGCTTATGGCCTTTCATAAAAAAATCTTTGTACCTGAAAAGACCCTTTGATGTTCAGATTGCAATGTCAAATGCTATCGTATCCGCAAATGTGTACCTGTTACTACAGTGGCTACACTTTGTTAAATTTGTGCAATTCTAAGGAAATTTACAAAGGTttgctaaaaaaaatatatgtatgCTAAGAATGAAAATTAGCTACTTCTGTTTCTGCACCTTCATAAGCTAATTAACATCAAGAGGAGCCAGATATCTAGTATGTTTCATTTCATGGAATGAAATCTACCGCGCAAGTATGGTCAGGCAtatagagcataagaaacaatAAGGTAGAAAAGAAACATGAGAAATCATTCAATCCAAATCAAAGCCACTCCCATGTGCATAAGTTTTTTCTTTACAAAGCTTCTCAAAAGTGATGTCAGGACAGTGCAACTAAAATTAACATAGTTCAGTATATAAGtgttcaatttttttcaattgTGTAATAAAAAATGATTTGCACTTATTGCAATAGCATACTTGATAATTAGCATAAAAGACTTACATTATACCTCCACCGTCTTCTCCTTCACCCTCTTCATCGTCATCCTCAAAATCTTCCAACTACAGTTAAACAACATCAGTAAGACAGAAGAAAACTATCGGGACCAACTCAGTTACTTCAAAAATACAGAACTGAACATTGTAAATGCCAAAAGAAGACAGTAAATTCATGCAGGAAAATCTCTGAAAAATTGTATCATTGCTGACTGTTCTGAGCTCTAGATGCTGAGTTACTTCCCTTTCATATCTAACAGAAAATATGGCTACCATTCCTGAGATATTTCCTACTGCCTATTTCATTATTTTCTCTATAAGAACCAAAGATTATCATTGTATTGCTACAATTGAGGGAGATTGACAAGGAAATCCTTACATCCAATTgaccttcatcatcatcatcttcgccctcatcgtcatcatcatctatgtCCTCCTCACCCTCATCATCACTCTCCTCCATCCAGCTTTTTGTTTCCTTCTTCTCTCCTTGGTTGGCACTGCCGCCATACTCCTCTTCATCCCCCTTATCCAGGAACTCCGCCATCTCATCTATCTTCAGGAACTGGTCTTCCAAACCTTTCAAAACCCCTCCTCTCCTATCcaattcctcctcctcctcctcctcctcctcctcctcctcatcatcatcatcatcgtcatcgtcatcgtctcccaaatcctcatcatcatctatctcctccagctccttcaACCCATCCATTTCACTATCATGTCCGTCATCTGACAGCTCCTCAACATCAGCAGGTGTCTCCACAGGAAGAGCCGCCTGTGGTTGTGACGGGGGCTGCTGCTCAAGGtggcggagctggcggcgcAAGAGGGGGAGGATTGGACGGGCGAGCAGCTCGATCTGGGACCAAATCTGCTCAGCATCAAAGGCCGTGTCTGCAAGGAGGGTGGGGAGCAGGGACGGCTGCACAGGGGAGAACGATGCTAGCGAGGAGTAGATGTGCTGTGAGGCCAcacgggcggcggcagcaaggTCCGTGGatggggagaggaagagagcTGGGTCTGCATCCTGTAGCAGCTGCAGCGCCTGCTCACCCTTCTCTGCTTCCTCCCTGTGGGAGGAAGCTGTCTCACAGGTGTTCTGCAAATACGACAGACAATATTAATGAACAATGAATGTGTACGATCATATTGTAATTCAAGTATAAAAGACATCAGAAACTGTGTGCCTTCAAATGGATTGGCACACCTATAGATGATTTGCACCATAGCTAAAAAATTGGGAAAAGAAATGTGCCATCATTTACTGAACATTGGCATGTCCAACACATGGAAAGGACTAGGGTTGGACAACGCggctcagctcagctcagctcagctcaaTATCTTAACAAACAGAAAATCCTGCTTTGATCCAGCTTGCGAGCCAAAAACTAAGATATAATCTCCCAGGTAATATATACAGCCATACAGCATACAGGTGATTCAAGTCGCACTCCtaatcaaacaaacaaaaattgGCACGACAGGGTTTCATAATTTCAGGATCataattaaattaaatcttCTACAGATGATAGTTCCATGATTCATCAATCATCATACATGTAACCTGCTCTCTTCCCTCTTGCTACCTCGCAATTGGAAGGCGACAATGATACACCAGAACCAGCCATAAGCCTTTTGCTCCATCTCTTTCCCTTCTAAAGAAAGTTAAATCTAGCCTGAAGAACCATCTGGATATACCTTGTGCGCAGACATGGAGCCTCCCGTGGCGGCCTGGGCCGCGTCGCCCGGAGGAACGAAGAGCCCGAGAGGGAGGGCGGTGGGAGAGGCCGGAGTGCAGCGGATTCGATCGGCGGCGAGagaggggggtgggggggggggggggctggggacgcgggcacggcggcgcgccggcgcttGCGCAGGTTGGGAGAAGACGAACGGGTTGGGGAAGCGGACGAACTGAACGCTGAAGCGGAACGGGGATGCAGCGGCGGCCGTCAGAGTCGAGAAGGagagggcgcgggcgcggcgccgcccgTCGGAGTCGAGGAGAAGGCAGGGGCAGGGGTCAGGGTTTTAGTCTGCTTATCCGCTTATATACAAACATATGATTTCTTTATTGGGGCTGGGGTACTGGACGTGGGCTGATATTTGTTGATGGGCCTCCTTCTGTAATCTCGGTTTCTCGTTGTTTATTTCAGGTATAAAAAAAAGGTAACCGAGGAATATTTGGGGCGCTTTTCGGGGTCACTCGCGTGACCCCGAGCGAAGGCATCACGGAAAGCGTCAGGGGCAGTTGCGCCGCGAATCCTTCTTGGGCCATCAGCCCATAACTTTTCTCGTAATTGAAATAAAATTATTCAGTTGAAACAAATTGTTTTGTTGGAAAGAAAGAATGTTATTGgaacaaaaattaaaatttgttcAGTTGGATCTGATCTTACCCCTAGAAATGAAAAaattaatgaaaaaaataacttcctagagaaaaaataaaaaactgggTCATAAAACAACTAGTGGGCCAACGAAAACACCCAGAAACGGCCTAGGAGCGAGTGGGCCGCGCACGTGAGCACTGTGCGACAGGTCTGCACACACCCACACGCGTGAAGCTGAGTATTTGCAAAGATTTACTGGTTCAGTCTTTGAATATGCTTACATGGCAGAAGTTGTGTTCGTTCATAGTAATGAGTGCGCATGCATTGTGATTTTTTGCATTGTGTTGTGTAACCTCGAAAACAAAGTAACCAAGGTTACGATAATCTAAAGAAAGATAACCGAGGTTAACACCAAATTGATCAAATTTAAGAtcgaaattttttatttaggtTTCAATCTCGGTCATTTCAGTTGGATTCCTTAGTCTTGGTTATTTATAACCAGACCTAGCGGCGGGTACTGGGGACTCGGTCTAGGATTTCAGTGGGGAATTTCCTATTTATCTTCTAGAAGATAGATAACTTACACATTCCACACAACAGCTCAGCACATTTACAAGTAACAGGCACATGACCCATAACAGCCAACAAATATTATGTCTTGATTGACTCAAGCCAAGATAGGATCTTCCGTCCACGCATGACATATGAACAAATCAGGGGCGGAGGACCTGTTATGGCGAGCTATGGCGCTCGCCATACCTTGTTTGGCGCGGATACCCCTGCAAATAGCTGGTCCCCGCTTCCAAGTTGGCGTCCGCCCGCCATGGATTGGCCGACGAGGTCCTGGAGATAGATTCAAGGATGCAGAAAACGATTCGATGAAGAAGAGAGGCAGCAGGATAGTGGGCCGTGGGCTCAGTGACTGCTTGTCTTATTTCGGCTTCTATTCTTGCAGCTAAACTTGTGGGTCTGCTTGGCGGTTGGGGCCGCAAGCCGGCGTGTGAGTGTGCTGCTAGCCGTCAAGTTCGACGTGAGAAAAGATGAGCTGCGCAGTCATCCTCTGTCCGCCGATGACGCAGCAGCACGCACATACGTGCCCCATACATTAGCACATTCACACCCCTAATCTCATGACTCTTTTAATCTTATTTAGTATTCCCTCCGGTCTTAAATATAAGtcgcgtttgaatttttttcaaaactttgatcattcgtcttattcaaaaaatgtattcaaacacATAAAAAGTCATGCTCAAACTAACCTTAGTGATAAACCAATTCACAACAAAATAAATGATAActtgtaaaaaaatttaaataagacgaatgattagagttttgaaaaaaaaagtcaacCATGACTTATATTTAAGACCGGAAGTAGTACTTTATTGCTTTAGTTATTTAATTGTTATTGATTGGCTGGTTAATTTAGCAAGCACGGCAATTTCACATTTATCggatcacatcttgcatttacATGTGTATAGGTGTTTTCGTTTAAATCTTACTTTgttgatttaagttttcaattTCGCTATACCTCGATTTTTATCCGTCCTCCGCCACTGGAACAAACTAGATGCAGGGCCCACAATGTAGGACACTGGCAGGATTAGATGGACTGATGGACACGGTAGCAACAATTTTATTGTATTTCAAGCTCTGTTACATCTTAACATTAATATTCAATCACTCTTCCATAAATAGTACCAATATTCAATAAATATTTTGATGGGTTCAACATTTCTTAAAATGATATTCAATATTTATAAATTAGTTCACCATTTTGTATAACACTGTTGAAATTGTATATCTAGAATGTTGAAGTAGCGTATCTGAAATAATGAAATAGTATATCTAAATATTGACATTCAAAAATAATATAGACATATTAGATCTTAAAttgttgaaaaaaatcaaaagaaCACTATCGTTTTAAATAGAATTGGATGCATCATTGGAGAGAAAAAATAGTTTgaagtttgaaattcaaatccTCCCGTCAGCCACCAAACAACGTGTATCTTGCTTTCTGCCAACCTGCTCTGCTCTTGATGGAGTCGTCCTGCTCTGTTCATCTCCAGGTACCAGATGAGAGAAAAGGAGGCGCGAGAAAGAATAGCCGCTGTTCACGAATCTTGAGTAAAAGGGACGTTGTTTCCCCACCTGGAAGATATCTCCCACACTACTAAAAAGTCTAACTCAATGTTTAAATTTTCATATATGAGAGAAAAGGAGGCGCGAGAAGGAATTGCCGCTGTTCACAAATCTCAGCTAATTGTAGCTCTCAGGTACGGTAAACTTCTATGACCGAAGGTGCTCATTTTAGATTAATCAGCGCAAAAACACACATATACTCCATATACACGGTTAAGTTAAATTTATTTAGCAACAAACCAGGTATAATTTTAATGGTTTACATCCATCGAAATCATAGAAATTGCAGTCTGTTCACGTATTAGGAACCAGGTGTAATGTGTATTCGGTACATATCTCTGATTTTACAGAATTGGGTACATATCTTTATCAAACTAGCAGAAGTGTGCATGTTGCTTATTATGTGTTTATTACTATCATTAATTTTCTATGATTATTAATTACTGTATATAcaaggtcacaagggatatacaaggtgagatcccttggtgtatgctctttgctgatgatgtggtgctagttgacgagagtagggcaggggttaatagaaagttagagctgtggagacgcacgttagagtcgaaagggttcagacttagtaggaccaagaccgagtacatgatgtgtgatttcagcgcgactaggcatgagggggagacgttagtctagatggacaagtggtgatCCAGAAGGATATTTTTTGGTATTTAgaatcggtgctacaaaaggatggcgatatTGATGAAGACGTTAGGCATAAAATtttagctggctggttgaaatggcgtcaaATTTctagcatcctttgtgacaaaaaggtgtcacaaaagctaaaaggcaagttctataggacagcaattcgcccggcgatgttatacggtgttgaatgttggcctacaaaaagacgatATGTCCAGcaagcaactgagtgtagcagagatgcagatgttgcggtggttttgcgggcacacaaggagggatagagtccgaaaTGAAGCTATTCGGGATAGGGCCGGGGTGGCActaattgaggagaaacttacccaacatcggctcagatggtttggacatgtccaacggaggccgCCTGAGACGCCGTTGCGTAGTGGAATTCTTGAGCggatcgataatgtaaagaggggtggaggtagacctaaactgacttggaaTGAGtcagttaagagagaccttaaggattggaacatctctaaagaaatagttttggataggagcacttggagactagctatcaatgtgcctgaaccatgacatttatttcttttagatttcatctctagcctaccccaacttgtttgGAAAAAAAGACTATGATGTTGTTGTTGTGTATTAATTACTGTATATGTTCATGATTTATTGTATCTGTTCTGACTCGCCCGTAGTATATTGAATTTCCGTTTCGGCTAGGAGCCGTGCGCTCGTGACGCCTATTGGGCCACATATAACTCACCTGTTATACTAACCAGCAAAATATCTTGAGTTCTTGACCGATCCGAACCAAGCCAGCTGCAAGCTGAGCCGGTTAACGAGCCACGAGCatttttttttccagccctagaCAGGACCAACGGTTCGCCCGATGACAATTGAACACAATGTTCACATTTCCTACTTTTTTCTTTAGGACATTAACAAAATAAACACAACTTTACAGTGAAGTCACCTGTAAACTGCAAAGCATTTCATAAATATTGGAGTTAGTAGAAATTGTGGACCTGGAAGAATTTTAATCCCTGGAATTTGTCTAATTTTCCTATATCACGAAAACGTACCCATCTACTTCAACATGAGATGTGTCCATATGACACCTTCATATAGACCACAGAACAGGGGAAATGCATGCCGTACAGGAACTAAAAAGTTGATTGCACGGCAGAAAAACAGAATTAACCGAAACAGCAAAATTACTGAACCAATAGACATCAAGCTGTGATCACTGATCAACCCAACAACAAAGTTGGCATTCTAAATAAAGTTTACAAGGATGATGGTTACATTGTGTCTATTCTCTTTTGGTGCCACTGCTACCTAAATCAAACAATCTGTAACTATAATTAGTTAATTACCATATAGCCATGCTCCAAAAAACATCTACCGATCACatataaaagaaagaaagaggccAGCTACAGATTGTCTCTACAGATTCTATTTACAGTGTGTTTGGCAGTGATTGCTGCTGCAACCTGCACTCCAGGATCCATAGTCAGTAGCAGGCTGCTGGCAGCTGCAGAGCGCTGCTGCAAACAAGATCGATCACAAAGTGGATCAAGAACAACAATGCAAGGAAACACATGAATGCTTATACCAGTAAGTTCAAGATGAACATGCTATATGAAAACTAAAGAACGAACCTTAAGATGTCAGTCACACGGCAGGAATCAGTCAGGGCGAGGCCAAATCCATGGCTGCCACCAAGATGCacccgaccccccccccccccccccccaaacacacacacacacacaaaaaggaAGAAATAAATGCAGAAACTGAAATTCCAACTAGCATATTAATAACTTTCATTAACCCCTACCCCTAATTCGCATGCCCTTTGACATCAATTGCCAAACGCAACATTAAAGAAATATGCTTTCACCTCGTAATGTAAATAAACTGTGTACCTCAAGCAGTTTACTACATTAAATAGGTGATCATGGTCGAAAGTACTACGTTTAATATGGTAGAAAATTCTATATGCAGCTCAAGTAAATAAATTGTGAAATGATGTTAAGAAGCTAACCAAATAGTTATTAGAATCATTCCTCCCAGAATGGATCACATTGAGGAGTGACTAGTATAGAAGCATTCTATTACAACCTAATTGCCACACAGTAATATCAATACAACCTAAATGCCACATAGAATCTGTTTAGCTCAGCTCCAACCTCGAGATCTTAGTTGGATCTGCATTTTATAGACTAAATTAAAATGGTTTGCACTGATGAACTATTGGCAGCACAACTTGAATAGCATCAGTAGCGAGGAAAATAGATTACACCAGGCT contains:
- the LOC120706862 gene encoding U3 small nucleolar ribonucleoprotein protein MPP10-like, translated to MSAHKNTCETASSHREEAEKGEQALQLLQDADPALFLSPSTDLAAAARVASQHIYSSLASFSPVQPSLLPTLLADTAFDAEQIWSQIELLARPILPLLRRQLRHLEQQPPSQPQAALPVETPADVEELSDDGHDSEMDGLKELEEIDDDEDLGDDDDDDDDDDEEEEEEEEEEEELDRRGGVLKGLEDQFLKIDEMAEFLDKGDEEEYGGSANQGEKKETKSWMEESDDEGEEDIDDDDDEGEDDDDEGQLDLEDFEDDDEEGEGEDGGGIMYKDFFMKGHKQQVKQRGGSTKKVQFKDEANETELGGSEINDGNEKHGLSTHEKELLKTRAKIEQMEKANLEPGTWTMQGEVTASSRPKNSALEVDLDFEHNVRPAPVITEEITASLEEMIKKRIAEGHFDDVEKPSLIPSKAPKEHKELDESKSKKGLAELYEDDYAQKAGIAPAPLSISDELKKEANTLFKRICLKLDALSHFHFAPKPVIEDMSVQANVPALAMEEIAPVAVSDAAMLAPEEIFGGKGDIKEEGELTQAERKRRRANKKRRYAGSHKERPAKLQKD